One window of Sinorhizobium numidicum genomic DNA carries:
- a CDS encoding TetR/AcrR family transcriptional regulator has product MMETRRIDRRVARTRKSLHRALISLILEKSYESITVEDICQAANVGRSTFYLHYTSKDNLKRSGLDSLRRELTDKTISRQAGRRHGIFDFSLAMFEHAGDHIELYRALAGGRGGAVALGTIRQILSDLVREELAVRMNEASSEAIPHELVVQYVVGAYMAVLTWWLDGGAKLPPERIDAIFRRLAMKGVTTGLEPRKS; this is encoded by the coding sequence ATGATGGAAACGCGCCGAATTGACCGCCGTGTCGCCCGGACGAGGAAATCGCTGCACCGCGCGCTGATTTCGCTCATTCTGGAGAAGAGCTATGAGTCGATCACTGTCGAGGACATCTGTCAGGCGGCCAATGTCGGTCGTTCCACCTTCTATCTCCACTATACGAGCAAGGACAATTTGAAGCGGAGCGGCCTGGACAGCTTGCGCAGAGAACTCACGGACAAAACCATTTCAAGACAGGCAGGCAGACGGCACGGCATTTTCGACTTCAGCCTCGCCATGTTCGAGCACGCCGGTGACCATATCGAACTCTATCGGGCGTTGGCCGGCGGGCGCGGCGGCGCGGTCGCTCTCGGCACGATCCGGCAGATCCTGTCCGACCTGGTGCGTGAAGAACTGGCGGTAAGGATGAATGAGGCCTCTTCCGAGGCCATCCCACATGAGCTCGTCGTCCAATATGTCGTCGGTGCCTATATGGCGGTGCTCACCTGGTGGCTCGACGGAGGAGCGAAGTTGCCACCCGAGCGGATCGATGCAATCTTCCGCCGGCTCGCGATGAAGGGCGTGACAACAGGCCTCGAACCTCGGAAATCGTAA
- the cueR gene encoding Cu(I)-responsive transcriptional regulator: MNIGQASKASGVSSKMIRYYEQIGLISPAHRTESSYRTYADNDIHTLRFVRRARDLGFSVEQMKELLALWRDRSRASSDVKAIALEHIAELERKAAAIQEMTKTLKYLVNHCHGDDRPDCPIIEEIANPSGGKGPGINALFGVAALK, encoded by the coding sequence ATGAACATAGGCCAAGCCTCGAAGGCGAGCGGCGTCTCCTCGAAAATGATCCGCTACTACGAGCAGATCGGTTTGATCAGTCCGGCTCATCGGACCGAATCCAGCTATCGCACCTATGCCGACAACGATATTCACACCCTCCGGTTCGTCCGCCGCGCCCGCGATCTCGGATTTTCGGTGGAGCAGATGAAAGAGTTGCTGGCTCTTTGGCGCGACCGATCCAGAGCCAGTTCGGACGTGAAGGCCATTGCGCTGGAGCACATTGCGGAACTGGAACGCAAGGCGGCCGCCATCCAGGAGATGACCAAGACCCTCAAATATCTCGTGAACCATTGCCACGGCGATGATCGACCGGATTGCCCGATTATTGAGGAGATCGCGAATCCGTCGGGTGGCAAGGGTCCGGGGATCAATGCACTGTTTGGAGTAGCCGCCTTGAAATGA
- the copM gene encoding CopM family metallochaperone → MKTVLKIAVAAAAVPTIFLAAALAASAQMTMPDACKSETSASGSMQMQDDEMHKGQMAEYQKALMGGMQEMHSAMMPGMMAQDPDVAFVCGMIAHHRGAISMSEVELKYGDDQQARSMAEKIIDAQKKEIEEMTTWVEEHAK, encoded by the coding sequence ATGAAAACCGTTCTCAAGATCGCGGTCGCCGCTGCGGCTGTGCCGACCATCTTTCTAGCTGCAGCGCTTGCGGCATCCGCTCAGATGACGATGCCGGACGCATGCAAATCGGAGACGTCCGCAAGCGGCAGCATGCAGATGCAAGACGACGAAATGCACAAAGGGCAGATGGCCGAGTATCAGAAGGCACTGATGGGAGGTATGCAGGAGATGCATTCCGCCATGATGCCGGGAATGATGGCCCAGGATCCTGACGTGGCGTTCGTCTGCGGCATGATCGCCCACCACAGGGGGGCGATCAGCATGTCGGAAGTCGAGCTGAAATACGGCGACGATCAACAGGCCAGGTCGATGGCCGAGAAGATCATCGACGCGCAGAAAAAGGAAATCGAGGAGATGACCACCTGGGTGGAGGAACATGCCAAGTGA
- a CDS encoding copper-transporting P-type ATPase has protein sequence MDEHKHHNEHDHHNHAHHGAASGARTEGPQTAGRDDVIYTCPMHPQVRQIGPGNCPICGMALEPEVVTAETGPSPELSDMRRRFWIGLALTIPVLALEMGGHLTNLHMLLDSQTSNWLQLVFATPVVLWAGAPFFERAWRSIVTRHLNMFTLIAMGTGVAWVYSVVATVAPGLFPTTFRADEGSVAIYFEAAAVITVLVLLGQVLELRAREQTGGAIRALLDLAPKTARRVRSDGMDEDVPLEAVAVGDRLRVRPGEKVPVDGNLIEGRSSVDESMITGESMPVTKEVGAKLIGGTMNRTGGFVMEAGKVGRDTMLSRIVRMVADAQRSRAPIQRLADEVSGWFVPAVILIAVVAFATWMTVGPEPRFAHGLVAAVAVLIIACPCALGLATPMSIMVGVGQGARAGVLIKNAEALERFEKINTVVIDKTGTLTEGKPKVTSIAAVNGITEDELLRLAATLERASEHPLAAAIVEAANERGLALGTAEDFDSPVGKGVTGSVEGRRLIVGSHHIMAEKNVDLSTLTEKAEALQGEGATVIFAAIDGRVGGLFAISDPIKTTTASAVEALVKDGIRVVMLTGDNKTTANAVARKLGIEEVEAEILPEHKSEIVARLRNEGRIVAMAGDGVNDAPALAAADVGIAMGTGTDVAIESAGVTLLKGDLQGIVRARQLSHATMKNIRQNLFFAFIYNAAGVPVAAGILYPAFGLLLSPIIAAAAMALSSVSVIGNSLRLRSIRIGSAV, from the coding sequence ATGGACGAGCACAAGCACCACAACGAACACGATCACCATAATCATGCACATCACGGCGCCGCCAGCGGGGCTCGTACCGAAGGCCCGCAGACGGCAGGAAGAGACGATGTGATCTACACCTGCCCGATGCATCCGCAGGTGCGGCAGATCGGACCCGGCAATTGCCCGATCTGTGGCATGGCGCTTGAACCGGAAGTCGTCACCGCGGAAACGGGGCCAAGCCCCGAACTCTCCGATATGAGGCGCCGGTTCTGGATCGGACTCGCCCTGACAATACCGGTGCTTGCCCTGGAAATGGGCGGCCATCTCACCAACCTGCATATGCTGCTCGACTCGCAGACATCGAACTGGCTGCAGCTTGTCTTCGCTACGCCTGTGGTCTTGTGGGCGGGCGCTCCCTTCTTCGAGCGGGCGTGGCGGTCCATCGTTACTCGGCACCTCAACATGTTCACGCTCATCGCAATGGGAACAGGCGTCGCCTGGGTCTACAGCGTGGTCGCGACGGTCGCCCCCGGCCTCTTCCCGACGACGTTTCGTGCTGACGAGGGATCGGTCGCGATCTACTTCGAAGCGGCCGCCGTCATCACGGTGCTGGTCCTGCTCGGACAGGTTCTCGAACTGCGGGCGCGCGAGCAGACGGGAGGTGCGATCCGGGCGCTTTTGGACCTTGCGCCAAAGACCGCCCGCCGCGTCCGCAGCGACGGTATGGATGAGGACGTACCACTCGAAGCCGTGGCTGTCGGCGACCGGCTGCGTGTTCGTCCGGGCGAGAAGGTCCCGGTCGACGGCAACCTCATCGAGGGCCGCAGTTCGGTCGATGAATCGATGATCACGGGAGAATCGATGCCCGTCACTAAGGAAGTCGGTGCCAAGCTGATCGGCGGTACGATGAACCGAACGGGCGGCTTCGTGATGGAGGCCGGGAAGGTCGGGCGCGACACCATGCTGTCGCGGATCGTGCGAATGGTCGCCGATGCGCAGCGCTCGCGCGCCCCTATCCAGCGCTTGGCAGACGAAGTCTCCGGCTGGTTTGTGCCGGCTGTCATCCTAATCGCGGTTGTCGCATTCGCCACATGGATGACGGTGGGACCAGAGCCACGCTTTGCGCACGGACTGGTCGCCGCGGTCGCGGTGCTGATCATCGCCTGCCCCTGCGCGCTTGGTCTCGCGACCCCGATGTCGATCATGGTCGGCGTTGGACAGGGCGCGCGTGCCGGTGTGCTGATCAAGAACGCCGAAGCACTGGAACGCTTCGAAAAGATCAATACGGTCGTGATCGACAAGACCGGCACCCTGACGGAGGGAAAGCCCAAGGTCACGTCGATTGCGGCCGTGAACGGGATCACCGAGGACGAACTCCTGCGGCTGGCCGCCACCTTGGAACGGGCAAGCGAGCATCCGCTTGCGGCGGCAATCGTCGAGGCCGCCAATGAACGCGGCCTGGCTCTCGGCACCGCGGAGGACTTCGACAGTCCTGTCGGCAAAGGCGTCACCGGGTCGGTTGAGGGACGCAGGCTCATCGTCGGAAGCCACCACATCATGGCCGAAAAAAACGTCGATCTGTCCACCCTCACCGAAAAGGCGGAAGCCCTGCAGGGTGAAGGAGCGACCGTGATCTTTGCCGCCATAGACGGACGCGTCGGCGGACTTTTCGCGATCTCGGATCCGATCAAGACGACGACGGCCTCCGCGGTCGAGGCGTTGGTAAAAGACGGCATCCGGGTGGTCATGCTCACGGGGGACAACAAGACCACCGCCAATGCCGTTGCCCGGAAACTTGGGATCGAGGAGGTCGAGGCGGAAATCCTGCCGGAGCATAAGAGCGAGATCGTCGCGCGTCTGCGAAACGAAGGCAGGATCGTCGCCATGGCAGGAGACGGCGTCAACGACGCCCCGGCGCTTGCCGCCGCGGATGTCGGCATCGCTATGGGAACGGGAACGGATGTGGCCATCGAGAGTGCAGGCGTTACGCTGCTGAAGGGCGATCTTCAGGGCATCGTGCGGGCACGGCAACTCAGCCATGCTACCATGAAGAACATCCGGCAGAACCTGTTCTTCGCTTTCATCTACAACGCGGCCGGAGTGCCCGTCGCCGCTGGCATTCTTTATCCGGCTTTCGGGCTTCTGCTATCGCCAATCATCGCCGCAGCGGCTATGGCGCTGTCGTCGGTGAGCGTGATCGGGAATTCACTGAGACTGAGGAGTATTCGAATAGGATCAGCCGTTTAA
- a CDS encoding four-helix bundle copper-binding protein, translating to MHHQSPEMKACIDNCLACYQECLSTAMNHCLELGGQHTEPKHFRLIMACAEICRTSAHFMLIGSEHHKHVCRECAEICAECAEDCERIGDMQSCVDACRRCAESCRKMAA from the coding sequence ATGCATCATCAATCACCGGAAATGAAAGCCTGTATCGACAACTGCCTGGCCTGTTATCAGGAGTGCCTGTCGACGGCGATGAACCACTGCCTGGAACTGGGTGGCCAACACACCGAGCCCAAGCACTTCAGGCTGATTATGGCCTGCGCGGAAATCTGCCGGACGTCGGCGCATTTCATGCTCATAGGCTCCGAGCACCATAAGCACGTGTGCCGAGAATGCGCCGAAATCTGCGCCGAGTGCGCGGAGGACTGCGAGAGGATCGGCGACATGCAGAGCTGCGTCGACGCCTGCCGCCGCTGTGCCGAAAGCTGCCGAAAAATGGCGGCATGA
- a CDS encoding YqaA family protein: MTSLSAYIGLFLIAFGAATVLPFQSEPLLVGLLATGKFSATWLLVVASIGNVLGSVCNWVLGRFIDRFHDRAWFPVKASSLEKAGGWYRRYGRWSLLLSWMPIFGDALTVLAGVLREPWWSFLLLVTIAKTGRYLVLAAATLGTQSALGL, from the coding sequence ATGACGAGCCTGAGCGCGTACATCGGCCTATTCCTGATCGCATTCGGAGCGGCGACGGTGCTGCCTTTCCAATCCGAGCCCCTGCTCGTCGGTCTTCTTGCGACCGGGAAATTCTCGGCCACGTGGCTGCTCGTCGTCGCCAGCATCGGCAATGTGCTGGGATCGGTCTGCAACTGGGTGCTTGGACGCTTCATTGATCGTTTTCACGACCGCGCATGGTTCCCGGTAAAGGCGTCCTCGTTGGAGAAGGCTGGCGGATGGTATCGGCGCTACGGCCGCTGGTCTCTGCTTCTTTCGTGGATGCCAATCTTCGGAGACGCACTGACTGTGCTGGCGGGTGTTTTGCGGGAGCCGTGGTGGTCCTTCCTGCTGCTGGTTACAATTGCGAAGACGGGTCGCTACCTTGTCCTGGCCGCAGCGACGCTCGGAACGCAGTCGGCACTCGGACTCTGA